A window of the Theileria parva strain Muguga chromosome 2, complete sequence, whole genome shotgun sequence genome harbors these coding sequences:
- the rpl4a gene encoding Ribosomal protein L4/L1 family protein encodes MVHRPVVSVFSVSTERRMGSTVMPRVFSTPLRSDLVRYVHTNMSKNKRQAYAVSRLSGYQTSARSWGTGRALSRTPRVKGGGTHRSGQAAYANFCRAGGMFAPTKTWRRWHRKLNLKERRLALASAVSATAVVPLVMSRGHRVESVPELPLVLDDTVENLTKTRDAVELLNSMGLGDELKRVNTVKRTKRKGRKYPVGPLVVLRSSAVEGKRAFRNIPGVDVVSVEHLNLLKLAPAGTLGRLVLYSRSAFELLDTVLHCTADVPRVTADVPRVSADVPKVNSKSTLNISSGLQSADVAGLINSTVVQSSLRPQKTMDKVSKVKKRHSQRLLKLLHNAVDRSKVKNGGVSVKDESTGVLEKRELRKRSRKYYKEVEEALGTSRPLVLHLT; translated from the coding sequence ATGGTGCATAGACCTGTGGTATCGGTGTTTAGTGTATCTACGGAGCGTCGTATGGGTTCTACGGTGATGCCTAGGGTATTTTCTACTCCTTTACGTTCAGATTTGGTCCGTTACGTCCATACGAACATGTCCAAGAACAAGCGTCAGGCGTACGCAGTGTCACGTCTGAGTGGTTACCAGACGTCGGCACGTTCTTGGGGCACCGGCCGTGCTCTTTCCAGGACTCCCAGAGTCAAGGGCGGTGGCACTCACAGGTCCGGACAAGCCGCCTACGCCAACTTCTGCCGTGCCGGCGGAATGTTCGCACCCACCAAAACATGGCGCCGGTGGCACCGCAAACTCAATCTCAAAGAACGTAGACTAGCCCTAGCATCGGCAGTTTCAGCTACGGCTGTGGTACCGTTGGTAATGTCACGTGGGCACAGGGTGGAATCTGTCCCCGAACTCCCTCTAGTCCTGGATGACACTGTAGAAAATTTGACTAAAACGAGAGACGCCGTGGAGTTACTAAACTCCATGGGCTTGGGAGACGAGTTGAAACGTGTCAACACAGTGAAAAGGACAAAGAGAAAGGGTAGGAAATACCCAGTGGGACCGCTGGTGGTATTGAGAAGTTCAGCAGTTGAAGGGAAACGAGCCTTTAGAAATATCCCAGGCGTTGACGTAGTGTCGGTGGAACATTTGAACTTACTCAAACTCGCACCGGCAGGTACTCTTGGTAGATTAGTATTGTATTCCCGTAGTGCGTTTGAGCTATTGGACACTGTGCTCCACTGTACGGCGGATGTTCCCAGGGTTACCGCAGATGTTCCCAGGGTTTCCGCAGATGTTCCAAAGGTTAATTCCAAGAGTACTCTGAACATTAGTAGTGGTCTGCAAAGCGCCGATGTGGCGGGACTGATAAACAGCACAGTGGTACAGAGCAGTTTAAGACCTCAGAAAACTATGGACAAAGTCtcaaaagttaaaaaaagaCACTCACAACGACTTCTCAAACTCTTACACAATGCTGTAGACCGGAGTAAGGTTAAGAATGGTGGAGTTAGTGTTAAGGATGAGAGTACGGGAGTATTGGAAAAAAGAGAGTTGAGGAAGAGATCgagaaaatattataaggAGGTGGAGGAGGCTTTGGGAACTTCGAGACCGCTCGTACTACATCTGACTTAA
- a CDS encoding Exportin 1-like family protein, which produces MSIVDEINNLLYSSNTHLQHLANENLMKWQRSQEAWNESHSILTSNLPNDVKFIAGQTLRLKILYDFYQLPRESLSNICQSLLSLLLQPLPKNVLNSVVLSVCDMSIQMIEEWETPIVTFVSYYKSNKLTLENVLLLLQLFPEESNNNRLLLTNDIQSRLNNAIKTQYHTVLLFLNEVYQLVEKGKLIVVWYNWYTNCEIDTITEFELLLLQHCIEIIQNPSLNTPELYELAIDSLIHFLHTNTHTHTNTQKNKFDTIKKTLKNVLYNLEPQLVTGFENADTFLFDNISLLLVNVVEPGDELVDWLVKFIEVPYLLLYKEFPGFNPFKSDYSREHCRQIVLENKSSTTHFDDQLYHISKRATHSLIDLSNYELNIVDKMVSSILLLTVPPYNSTGDINLLVEFYEEYVDLVLELYDVIYRVIGFTKAYQLVNNLLSTPNYGKNLLLIMSSLYLLPSVSMDRTVCNDVVNLLLKILENNSDSELFQLFRINSISFFAKIRRSITRDSLLPIIQMINHMLTQCVGRFGERLVLESVGSIYKLCQTQTLNLELFNLLQSTMSISSISSNLNNTVMILEAISSTTKNATSDMIVHVYNTLFKGSLNTSLDPSDTTQLLSGLVGFLRNLGDRADLRVITDHTPVLLRLLHKYHLDEEMVELICRCLKHTARVSSHSFLLHVGDLVNLINAIANVKLFSTYLYVVQWLFLLIGTSDTVGCGDTLGTVVQFYGVLTVLTLKRFSEGVVDQLLVEDFYGLQAEFFLETDQFLTDLNTVQQIIKFSTQFLFLRCKNVFQFWFSLLRVSRNNLRLRPLVLQHVQQAVNNCFALLTNNPSHTILHHIQQLFKYITQFYSHNINSMNIGDSMNIGDIVDNEDNMRSAGPSTVTELMNTGLNELPGEIISNEKMRRYLLEGLVNDTKDTTNHLHKLLSKLAMRYRQ; this is translated from the exons atgtcAATAGTCGAcgaaattaataatttgttatattcCTCCAATACACATCTACAACATCTCGC GAATGAGAACTTGATGAAATGGCAGCGAAGTCAGGAAGCCTGGAACGAATCCCACTCCATTCTCACCTCAAACCTTCCAAACGAC GTAAAGTTTATAGCTGGTCAGACGTTGCGGCTGAAGATACTGTACGATTTCTATCAGTTACCTCGTGAATCTCTCAGTAATATCTGCCAATCTCTTCTCTCACTACTACTTCAGCCTCTGCC GAAAAACGTGTTGAATAGTGTGGTGTTGAGTGTGTGTGACATGAGTATTCAGATGATAGAGGAGTGGGAAACTCCGATAGTAACATTCGTGTCATATTataaaagtaataaattaacacttgaaaatgtgttacTCCTACTGCAACTGTTCCCCGAAGAGTCAAACAATAATCGCTTACTACTCACAAATGACATACAATCAAGACTTAACAACGCAATTAAAACACAATATCACACCGTACTACTCTTCCTCAATGAAGTTTATCAAC tggTGGAAAAGGGTAAGTTAATTGTGGTTTGGTATAATTGGTACACGAATTGTGAAATTGACACAATAACAGAATTTGAACTATTATTACTGCAGCATTGTATTGAAATTATCCAAAATCCCAGCCTTAATACTCCAGAGCTATACGAACTTGCCATAGACTCTCTAATACACTTTCTACACACCAACACACACACACACACTAACACACAGAAGAACAAATTTGACACGATAAAAAAAAcgttaaaaaatgtgttataCAACTTGGAACCCCAGCTGGTCACAGGATTTGAAAATGCGGACACATTTCTGtttgataatatttctCTTTTGCTGGTAAATGTGGTGGAGCCTGGGGATGAGTTGGTGGATTGGTTGGTGAAGTTTATTGAGGTTCCTTATTTGCTGCTGTATAAAGAGTTTCCCGGTTTTAACCCTTTTAAGTCAGATTACAGTAGGGAACACTGCAGACAAATTGTACTCGAAAATAAATCCAGTACCACACACTTTGATGATCAACTCTACCACATCTCCAAACGTGCCACACACTCCCTCATCGATTTATCCAACTATGAACTCAATATTGTGGATAAAATGGTCAGTagtattttattgttaacAGTGCCACCGTATAATAGTACGGGGGACATCAATTTGTTGGTGGAGTTTTATGAGGAGTATGTGGACTTGGTGTTGGAATTGTATGACGTGATTTACCGCGTAATTGGCTTTACAAAGGCGTATCAGCTTGTAAATAACTTACTTTCAACACCAAACTACGGTAAAAatctattattaataatgtcGTCACTTTACTTATTACCCAGTGTCAGTATGGACCGTACCGTATGCAACGATGTTGTTAACTTGCTGCTTAAGATTCTGGAAAACAACTCAGACTCTGAACTCTTCCAACTCTTCAGAATTAATTCCATCTCCTTCTTCGCCAAAATCAGAAGATCAATCACCAGGGACTCCCTATTACCCATCATACAAATGATTAACCACATGTTAACTCAGTGTGTCGGTAGGTTTGGTGAAAGATTGGTGTTGGAAAGTGTCGGTAGTATTTATAAACTGTGTCAAACTCAGACGTTAAATTTGGAACTGTTCAATTTACTGCAGAGTACTATGAGCATCAGCAGCATTAGCAGCAATCTGAACAACACCGTAATGATCCTAGAAGCCATCTCCAGCACCACCAAAAACGCTACCAGCGACATGATCGTCCACGTGTATAATACACTTTTTAAGGGTTCTCTCAATACCTCATTGGACCCCTCTGATACAACCCAATTACTCAGTGGTTTGGTGGGATTTCTGCGTAATTTGGGTGACAGGGCTGATTTGCGTGTGATAACTGATCATACGCCTGTGTTGCTCAGATTACTGCATAAGTATCATTTGGACGAGGAAATGGTTGAGTTAATTTGCCGTTGTCTCAAGCACACGGCCAGGGTTTCCTCACACAGTTTTCTCCTACACGTTGGTGATTTAGTCAACCTTATCAACGCCATAGCTAATGTTAAACTTTTTAGCACATATTTATACGTGGTTCAGTGGCTATTTCTGCTAATTGGCACCAGTGACACCGTCGGCTGCGGTGACACCCTGGGCACTGTGGTACAGTTTTACGGCGTTTTGACAGTGCTGACACTGAAAAGGTTTAGTGAAGGAGTTGTGGACCAGCTCCTAGTGGAGGATTTTTACGGTCTCCAGGCCGAGTTTTTCCTCGAAACTGATCAGTTTCTAACTGATCTCAATACCGTCCAGCAGATCATCAAATTTAGCACTCAATTCTTATTTCTcaggtgtaaaaatgtgtttcaGTTTTGGTTCTCACTGCTGAGAGTTTCGAGGAATAATTTGAGACTCAGACCACTAGTGCTGCAACACGTGCAACAAGCCGTCAACAACTGTTTTGCACTCCTGACCAATAATCCATCACACACAATACTACACCACATCCAACAACTATTCAAATACATCACACAGTTTTACTCACACAACATTAATAGTATGAATATTGGGGATAGTATGAATATTGGGGATATTGTGGACAATGAGGATAATATGAGGAGTGCTGGAccaagcaccgtaacggaacTGATGAACACAGGATTGAATGAGTTACCGGGTGAGATAATATCGAATGAGAAGATGAGGAGGTATTTACTGGAAGGACTTGTAAATGACACAAAAGATACAACCAACCACCTACACAAACTACTCTCCAAACTCGCCATGAGATACAGACAATAA
- the GUK1 gene encoding guanylate kinase has translation MSEDLPILVIVGPSGSGKTTLNARLIEDYPQVFENSISYTSRAMRPNERDGVHYNFVSKEEFDQMYVDGEFVEFTTFVGFQYGTARSELERIQKLGKVPVLEIDIKGYKQLLDANLRLKGVFIEPPGLEILRERLIKRGCNTEESINKRVERANQELEESRDCYFDARLPNEDLDVAYKEFVNVLSQWYHIKP, from the coding sequence ATGTCGGAGGATTTACCGATTTTGGTGATTGTGGGCCCTTCTGGTTCTGGTAAGACAACGTTGAATGCGAGGTTAATTGAGGATTACCCCCAGGTATTTGAGAACTCAATTAGTTATACAAGCCGTGCAATGCGTCCGAATGAGCGTGACGGGGTGCATTATAACTTTGTGTCTAAGGAGGAATTTGATCAAATGTACGTCGACGGCGAGTTTGTGGAGTTTACAACTTTCGTGGGATTTCAGTATGGAACAGCCCGATCAGAGCTGGAACGGATACAAAAACTAGGCAAAGTCCCGGTACTGGAAATTGATATTAAAGGCTACAAACAACTGTTAGATGCAAATTTGAGGTTAAAGGGCGTGTTTATTGAGCCACCAGGACTTGAAATCTTAAGGGAAAGGTTAATTAAAAGAGGTTGCAACACTGAGGAATCGATAAATAAAAGAGTTGAAAGAGCTAATCAGGAACTTGAAGAGTCAAGGGATTGCTACTTCGATGCCAGACTACCAAACGAAGATCTGGACGTTGCATACAAGGAATTTGTTAATGTCCTCTCACAGTGGTATCACATCAAAccataa
- the PFP-BETA2 gene encoding Phosphofructokinase family protein, translating to MYNDKRESRSFSKSFMLYTPDDAYLLSGREGSRSIDPENASNYSFEKKPSRDKQFFTSFDKKTLTFDPKTKFKKALNATDPLKRVNSMYSAKSVYEELQMARRVKLPSVLQSIHHVLTEFDDSGEDLSMLPQVSKFLPHICNHKLVKIEPQLLYTQSHSLKSNYSIKSNHSNKSNNLIKSNNSITKSSHSSLTDLSSSPVPPNFTPLKSQLEKSDKPSATLEKPSATFEKPSATATRVDRVGRVYSGPLRIGLILSGGPAPGGHNVIAGVFDYLKHRNPESQLIGFMGGLDGLKYKRYQIITEDQMDQYRNLGGFNMLMSGRGMISTKQEFEMVLKTVTELELDGLIIVGGDGSNSNAANIANYLAQHYETLDKSKHSSEPVEKEKRCVVVGVPKTVDGDIRSYNIELTFGFDTAARTYSELIGNLCTDAASTQFNYHFVRIMGRSASHLALECALQTHPNMLLISEEVSQKNISLQQIVDDIVDLMQKRYEMGKTFGVILIPEGLVEFIPDFKVLVEELNNIVLHRTDSVDNVNSVENVEGEDRSVRMFDVGRLNRSKETWNFLPVNIQEQLLSDIESSGSILVAKIATESLLSMLVEARIHSRKLDHLLQIIIMTHYFGYEGRCAIPSEFDSSYCYSLGYTASVLVAQKKNGYMAAIRDLKNDIEDWIPLGIPFSHLTTLVELTHTGNVVSSANTNTTNSNTANSNTTNSNNGNAVNKGNSVNSGVDNCVDPHRRYRCSIKKTLLDLDGELFKTFEKVRDIWKFEDLYRSPGPIQLTTSSHLSNSDLSLYLNTYEHDRNNENGNSNSFASDNTNGLTNGFTNGYSNGFTSGYSNGFGNRFTNRSTNRFGSGYGERFGERFGSGYGSGFGERFGSGFGSGFGERDDVSSCSGATSNDYVDEEEINERRCFTLLIPTMKELVGDYPFNGDYVGLRRKDKSFMSELELRRLEVIPDIPIVCSDVKSRLVPFKQHVEFDQYIKNQIMLYYPYQHKLNHFNQYELVPNTIPTGMGRREIGSVSSESLKSGSLRVGVVPVGKQAPGVLNVFWGIFTRVSKMGGKCLAFHGIKGLLQNSYIELKESDFECFRNQGGLELVLRSKRSFLWKQDRLESAYKTCTALDLDGLVFLGDEMSMTQASFVTEYFMSRSSKTCVIGVPVAGGNSLGGDLIEACVGFDTNTRIYASLVGNVLTDAISMPKYWHFVKILGRFPSVDVLECALQTHPNVVIIAEEYRNSDKSLFDIVDEIANAIVKRSKLGKNFGTVLIPDHLVLHLPSTKNMLQEIGTALTKANQKNQRKHAIQQLMSYNVYSTNPVNTNNTPNVTSKSVSTTVNTANVTVKDVNVTARDETAKDETLKVNTADVSAKDVVVGPSTDTEEEYVKMITPWSLALFSSFPEYIRKEILNMDFSDLGLENLEIEVMLARMVKEELSIRKKKGEYNGNYAAVTHYFGYQGRCAIPSEFDCSLAYSYGHLAAICVESKLSGFCCSIRAVCGAVKDWKLFATPFTCMMKIAPDSFKLLINPKSEMPIIPPNNVSLNGKPFKKLKSARKKWLVEDLFNNPGPIQFNSFVGTQNIMLIIEHSQYYHMITSVERFTEIIKNICKFGVSEEYLHHAFIQLWGLIKITQDKNQLISLSQDFKLL from the exons ATGTACAACGATAAAAGAGAATCTC GTTCGTTTAGTAAGTCGTTTATGTTGTATACTCCGGACGATGCTTATTTGTTATCTGGTCGTGAGGGTTCGAGGTCCATTGACCCTGAGAATGCTTCGAATTATTCCTTTGAGAAGAAGCCTTCCAGGGATAAACAATTCTTCACTTCCTTCGATAAGAAAACCTTAACCTTCGATCCCAAGACCAAATTCAAAAAAGCTCTCAACGCCACAG ACCCTTTGAAGCGAGTGAATAGTATGTACTCTGCGAAGAGTGTGTATGAGGAGTTACAGATGGCCAGGCGTGTGAAGTTACCCAGTGTCCTCCAGAGTATTCACCATGTGTTAACAGAGTTTGACGACTCCGGAGAAGACCTCTCAATGCTCCCCCAAGTCTCCAAATTCCTACCACACATCTGCAACCACAAACTCGTCAAAATCGAACCACAACTCTTATACACTCAGTCACACTCTCTCAAGTCGAATTATTCAATCAAATCCAATCACTCTAACAAATCGAATAACttaattaaatcaaataaCTCAATCACAAAGTCGTCACATTCGAGTCTGACAGATTTAAGTTCAAGTCCTGTGCCACCAAACTTTACCCCTCTGAAATCTCAACTTGAAAAATCCGACAAACCCAGTGCCACTCTTGAAAAACCCAGTGCCACATTTGAAAAACCCAGTGCCACTGCCACACGTGTTGACAGAGTGGGCAGAGTTTACAGTGGTCCATTGAGGATCGGTTTGATCTTGAGTGGCGGTCCTGCACCGGGTGGTCACAATGTGATTGCTGGTGTTTTTGATTACCTGAAGCACAGGAATCCTGAATCTCAGCTTATTGGATTCATGGGTGGTTTAGACGGTCTGAAATACAAAAGGTACCAAATAATCACTGAGGACCAGATGGACCAGTACCGAAACCTGGGCGGTTTTAACATGTTAATGAGTGGCCGTGGGATGATATCAACAAAACAAGAGTTTGAGATGGTGTTAAAAACCGTAACGGAGCTTGAGCTTGACGGGTTAATAATCGTAGGCGGTGACGGCTCCAACTCCAACGCAGCAAACATCGCCAACTACCTCGCGCAACACTATGAAACCCTTGACAAGTCCAAACACAGTAGTGAACCAGTTGAAAAGGAGAAAAGATGTGTAGTGGTTGGTGTTCCCAAGACTGTGGACGGTGACATAAGATCTTACAACATTGAGTTAACGTTTGGGTTTGACACTGCTGCTAGGACTTACTCAGAGTTAATTGGTAACTTATGCACTGACGCCGCTTCTACTCAGtttaattatcattttgTCCGCATAATGGGCAGGAGCGCGTCACACCTGGCACTCGAATGCGCACTCCAGACACACCCCAACATGCTACTCATAAGTGAAGAAGTTAGTCAGAAGAATATTTCACTCCAGCAAATCGTAGATGACATTGTCGACCTCATGCAGAAAAGGTATGAAATGGGTAAAACATTCGGTGTCATACTTATTCCAGAAGGTCTCGTAGAGTTCATACCAGACTTCAAAGTTCTCGTCGAAGAACTAAACAACATCGTTCTACACCGTACTGATAGTGTTGAcaatgtaaatagtgtggaAAATGTGGAAGGAGAGGACAGAAGTGTGCGTATGTTTGATGTTGGAAGGTTGAACAGGAGTAAGGAGACGTGGAACTTCTTGCCGGTGAATATCCAGGAGCAGTTGCTGAGTGACATAGAGTCGAGTGGTTCAATTTTAGTTGCGAAAATAGCCACAGAGAGTCTCCTGAGTATGCTCGTGGAGGCCCGGATTCACAGTAGAAAACTCGACCACCTGCTTCAGATTATTATCATGACACATTATTTTGGCTACGAGGGAAGGTGTGCCATACCCTCGGAATTTGACTCGTCATACTGTTATTCACTGGGATACACCGCGTCAGTACTCGTGGCCCAGAAGAAAAACGGATACATGGCCGCAATCAGAGATCTCAAAAATGATATCGAAGACTGGATACCACTCGGAATTCCATTCTCACACCTCACCACACTCGTAGAACTCACACACACTGGGAACGTAGTTTCCAGTGccaatactaatactactaATAGTAACACTGCCAATAGTAATACTACTAATAGTAACAATGGTAACGCAGTAAATAAGGggaatagtgtaaatagtggTGTGGATAACTGCGTAGATCCACACCGTAGGTATAGATGTAGTATAAAGAAAACGTTGTTGGATTTGGACGGTGAGTTATTTAAGACGTTTGAGAAGGTGCGGGACATTTGGAAGTTTGAGGATTTGTACCGTAGCCCGGGGCCGATACAGCTCACGACCTCAAGTCATCTCTCCAACTCCGACCTCTCACTCTACCTCAACACCTACGAACATGACAGAAACAACGAAAACGGTAACAGCAACAGCTTCGCCAGTGATAACACCAATGGCCTCACCAATGGGTTTACCAATGGATATTCTAACGGATTTACCAGTGGATATTCTAATGGATTTGGTAACAGATTTACAAATAGATCTACGAACAGATTTGGTAGTGGATATGGAGAGAGATTTGGTGAGAGATTTGGTAGTGGATATGGTAGTGGATTTGGTGAGAGATTTGGCAGTGGATTTGGTAGTGGATTTGGTGAGAGAGACGACGTGAGTAGTTGTAGCGGTGCGACGTCAAATGACTATGTTGATGAGGAAGAGATTAATGAGCGGCGGTGCTTTACACTGTTGATTCCCACGATGAAGGAATTAGTCGGAGATTATCCCTTCAATG GTGACTATGTGGGCTTGAGGCGTAAGGACAAGAGTTTTATGAGTGAGTTGGAGTTGAGGAGGCTGGAGGTGATCCCGGACATCCCGATCGTGTGCTCTGACGTTAAGTCCAGGCTCGTCCCCTTCAAACAACACGTCGAATTCGACCAGTACATCAAAAACCAAATCATGCTCTACTACCCATACCAACACAAACTCAACCACTTCAACCAATACGAACTCGTTCCCAACACCATTCCAACCG GAATGGGAAGGCGTGAGATTGGATCAGTATCGTCTGAGAGTTTGAAATCTGGTTCCCTTCGGGTTGGTGTGGTTCCTGTGGGTAAACAGGCGCCCGGCGTACTAAATGTGTTTTGGGGCATTTTCACCAGAGTCTCCAAGATGGGCGGCAAATGCTTAGCATTTCACGGCATCAAGGGTTTACTGCAGAATTCATACATTGAGTTAAAAGAGTCAGACTTCGAGTGTTTTAGAAACCAGGGCGGACTAGAGTTGGTTCTGAGGTCTAAACGTTCATTCCTGTGGAAACAGGACAGACTTGAATCCGCCTACAAAACTTGCACAGCGCTGGATTTGGACGGCTTAGTATTCCTGGGCGACGAGATGAGCATGACCCAGGCCTCGTTTGTGACTGAATATTTCATGTCGAGGAGTAGTAAAACTTGCGTAATTGGCGTCCCGGTGGCCGGCGGGAATTCCCTAGGCGGTGATCTCATAGAAGCCTGCGTAGGATTTGACACAAACACAAGGATCTACGCTTCTTTAGTTGGGAATGTCCTGACCGACGCCATTTCCATGCCAAAGTACTGGCATTTCGTAAAGATTCTGGGCAGGTTCCCGTCCGTAGACGTGCTCGAGTGTGCGCTCCAGACACACCCCAACGTCGTAATCATTGCAGAGGAGTATAGAAATTCGGATAAGAGTCTGTTTGACATTGTGGACGAAATTGCCAACGCCATTGTCAAGAGGAGTAAACTGGGCAAAAACTTCGGCACAGTGCTGATCCCAGACCACTTAGTGCTGCACCTACCAAGCACCAAGAATATGCTACAGGAAATCGGCACTGCACTCACCAAAGCCAACCAAAAGAACCAACGCAAACACGCCATACAACAACTCATGTCATACAACGTCTACTCCACCAACCCCGTTAACACCAACAACACTCCGAATGTAACATCCAAAAGTGTGAGTACAACAGTCAACACTGCTAATGTAACAGTAAAAGATGTGAATGTAACAGCCAGAGATGAGACTGCGAAAGATGAGACTTTAAAAGTCAACACTGCTGATGTGAGTGCGAAAGATGTGGTGGTGGGACCTAGCACCGACACGGAGGAagaatatgtaaaaatgataacTCCGTGGAGTTTGGCGTTGTTTAGTAGTTTCCCGGAGTACATAAGGAAGGAAATATTGAACATGGACTTCTCAGACTTGGGCCTGGAGAACTTGGAAATTGAAGTGATGTTGGCCCGTATGGTAAAGGAGGAACTGTCAATCCGTAAGAAAAAGGGCGAATACAATGGCAACTACGCTGCTGTGACGCATTATTTTGGTTACCAAGGCCGCTGCGCTATACCGTCAGAATTTGACTGTTCTCTGGCGTATAGTTATGGCCACTTAGCAGCAATTTGTGTCGAGAGTAAGTTAAGCGGTTTCTGCTGCTCAATAAGAGCAGTTTGCGGTGCAGTTAAGGACTGGAAGTTGTTTGCAACTCCATTCACTTGCATGATGAAAATCGCGCCAGACTCATTCAAACTTCTGATTAACCCGAAGTCTGAAATGCCAATCATCCCGCCAAACAACGTCAGCCTCAACGGGAAACCCTTTAAAAAACTCAAATCCGCACGTAAAAAGTGGTTAGTGGAAGATTTATTCAATAACCCAGGGCCGATACAGTTTAACTCGTTTGTCGGCACACAGAACATCATGCTAATCATTGAACACTCACAGTACTATCACATGATCACATCAGTGGAGAGGTTCACTGAAATTATCAAGAATATCTGCAAATTCGGAGTCTCCGAAGAGTACCTACACCACGCATTCATACAACTCTGGGGACTCATCAAAATCACACAAGACAAAAACCAACTCATCTCACTCTCACAAGATTTCAAACTTCTCTAA
- the PUB49 gene encoding Cyclophilin type peptidyl-prolyl cis-trans isomerase/CLD family protein yields MVSSKHRHSKDKLYLLPSELALTQAPVKSNRPAELVPLDSCFLTLLPFSNPFCTIDGHIFDHDKIKEFVISHGVNPVNGAKLALDDLFPIYFSKDQSGHFQCPLSLKRFTPSSHIVAVKPSGNVYSYNTLKEVAKKEQDGLMHDPITGVGFLKNDIITIQDPHNTALRTISTFKHINSYFKPKTTNSRDKINPPQSDLKHTNSDTNTETKSDTDTKSDPKPTLLEEHLKIFKPSKPSYRPKHELFTTGSQAASFTSTAVAPSYKVEFRDKTVFELRLPLYDYVKKMKRKGYVKLVTTDGDLNLLLHTDRVPLTCDNFLQHCEDKYYDGCEFFRCVQDFMIQTGDPTNTGLGGESSFYRRNKLNSPDNSQVIPKYLTDEFDNTLYHVGIGVVSMANKGKNTNGSQFFITFNTCEHLDNRHSVFGKVVGGLEILKKWNNLKVNDEERPLNPPKIVNTIVYSNPFEEAKIQLDKQKELEKLEEKKRVINSKSKWLLEPTDSVTNKKKNKVGYLINQ; encoded by the exons ATGGTAAGTAGTAAGCACAGGCATAGTaaggataaattatatttattaccGAGTGAATTAGCGTTAACTCAGGCGCCTGTGAAGAGTAACAGGCCGGCGGAGTTAGTGCCGTTAGATTCTtgttttttaactttattgCCCTTTTCTAACCCCTTTTGTACTATAGACGGACATATTTTCGATCATGACAAGATTAAAGAATTTGTTATTTCTCACGGAGTTAACCCCGTCAACGGGGCAAAATTAGCTTTAGACGATTTATTTCCAATATACTTTAGTAAGGATCAGAGTGGTCATTTTCAGTGCCCATTGTCGCTCAAGAGGTTCACGCCAAGTTCACATATCGTAGCTGTTAAACCCTCGGGGAATGTTTACTCCTATAACACACTTAAAGAAGTTGCTAAAAAGGAACAGGACGGACTCATGCATGATCCCATCACAG GGGTTGGATTTCTGAAGAATGATATAATTACAATACAAGATCCTCATAACACAGCTTTAAGAACTATTTCCACttttaaacacattaaCTCTTATTTTAAACCTAAAACTACCAATTCCAgggataaaattaacccaCCTCAATCTGACCTCAAACACACCAACTCAGACACCAACACCGAAACGAAATCGGACACCGACACGAAATCCGATCCAAAACCCACGTTGTTGGAAGAGCATTTGAAAATCTTTAAACCTTCTAAACCCTCCTATAGGCCTAAGCATGagttatttactactgGTAGTCAGGCTGCAAGTTTCACGTCCACAGCCGTGGCACCCAGTTACAAGGTTGAGTTCCGTGACAAAACTGTCTTTGAACTGAGATTACCTCTGTACGACTACGTAAAAAAGATGAAACGTAAGGGTTACGTAAAGTTGGTAACTACGGACGGTGACTTGAATTTGTTATTACATACTGACAGGGTACCGCTGACTTGTGATAACTTCCTGCAACACTGTGAGGATAAGTATTATGACGGCTGTGAGTTTTTCCGCTGCGTTCAAGATTTCATGATACAAACTGGTGATCCCACAAACACAGGACTTGGCGGTGAGTCTTCTTTCTACCGCCGTAACAAGTTGAACTCGCCTGACAATTCACAGGTGATACCAAAATATCTAACAGATGAGTTTGATAACACTTTGTATCATGTGGGAATTGGCGTGGTGTCAATGGCAAATAAGGGGAAAAACACCAACGGCTCACAGTTTTTCATAACTTTTAACACCTGTGAGCATTTGGATAATAGACACTCAGTGTTTGGGAAAGTCGTAGGCGGTTTAGAAATACTCAAAAAATGGAATAATCTCAAGGTCAACGATGAAGAAAGACCTCTAAACCCGCCGAAAATTGTAAACACAATTGTGTACAGTAACCCATTTGAAGAAGCTAAAATACAACTGGATAAACAAAAAGAGTTGGAGAAATTAGAAGAGAAGAAAAGAGTAATAAACAGTAAAAGTAAATGGCTACTAGAACCAACAGATAGTGTAACCAATAAAAAAAAGAATAAAGTTGGATATCTCATTAATCAATAA